The Spirosoma sp. SC4-14 DNA window CGTTTGCCAGCATTTGAGTCAACAACTGATTGATCGTAATTACATCGGGCGTTGTGTGCGTAGCCGGAATAATCTGATCGTCGATCTGGTTTTGTACGGTGGAGAGCAAGCCACAGCGGTAACCAAGTCCCCGAAACAGCCGAAATAGCAACGTTGCCACCGAAGTCTTCCCGTTTGTACCGGTTACCCCAACGAGTTTTAGCTTTTGCGACGGCTGATTATAAAAGTTAGCAGCAACAAGTCCCATTGTCCGGGCCGAATCGGTTACCTGTATGTATGCAACAGCCGGATCGGGAGTTGTCGGCAATTCCTGGCACAAAATGGCCACGGCTCCCTGCCGAATCGCTTTGTCAATGAATGTATGTCCGTCGCTAACGGTTCCGCGGACGGCAATAAATAAACTTCCAGGACCCACTTTTCGGGAATCCATAGTTAGGCTGGTAATGTCGGTTGCCATGCTGCCCGACGTTGCCAGCAGCGGAATCTTATAAAGGAGGTCTTTTAGTTGCATACTAAACCAACGAGCCTCATGCCCGTTTTGCGAGTGCAAAAAAACGGATTGAGGCTCGTTCTACCTAATTTTCGGGTAATCATAGGCAATTACTACCCCATTTTTAGTGTGATCACCTTTGTACTTATTTCACCCGTGTTGGTTCCGGGCTGAATTGATTGCTCTTTAACCTTACCATGCCCTTCTACGGATACGCTGAACCCGCGATTTTCCAGCAAAAAAACCGCGTCACGCAAGGTCAGACCCCGTACGTCGGGCACCCGTCCCGAGCGGGTAGGCCGCGATTTCCAGCGACCACCTGGCGAGGCTTCGACCCACCCTTCGGTAGCTGGCACATTTTTGAGATTCACTGTTGAGCTGATGGTATGCAAATCATCGGCATATCCCGCCATCAGGCCGGTTTCAGAACGAGGCTGAGAATTTTTCGCCCGAATTGGAGCGTGCATCTGATAGTCGTAGGCAACAATTCGGTCAGCAACTTCTTTGAAAACAGGGGCCGCTACAGAACCGGCATAAAGCAAATCGATATTATCGCCCTGGGGTGTATCCACTACCGAAATCATACTATACTTAGGCTTATCGGCCGGGAAATAGCCAATAAAGGATGTGTAGTATTTACCAACCTGGTAGCGCCCATTAATAATCTTCTGAGCGGTACCGGTCTTTCCGGCAATGGCATAATTGGGACTGTTAATGTGTTTGGCCGTCCCCCGAATCACAACTCCACGCAACAACTCCTGCGCTTTACGAACGGTTTGAATCGAACAGATAGGCTCTGGCAATACGAAAGGCGTATTCTCCTCAATAAGCTGATCGTCGAGCTTAATTCGCTTAACGATCATGGGCCGTACCCAACGGCCATTGTTAGCTACGGCGTTGTAAAACGCCAGCATTTGCAGGGGTGTTATCTGCATTTCGTAGCCATACGACATCGATGTCAGCGACACCTTGCTCCAGCCTTTCATGTCTGGATTGCGTACCACCGGAATTGCTTCACCCTTCATGTGAATACCCGTTGGTTTGTCCAGATGAAATTGGCGTAAATACCGGCAGTAGAGTTCTGGTCGTCGATAGAAATAACTTTTCATCAGCAGGTGTGTGCCAACATTTGACGATTTTTCGAACACCTGCCGCGCTGTCAATGTACCATGACCCGCTCGACTGGCATCGTGGATACCCAGTCCATTGTAGGTCATTGACCCTCCGCCAGTAGCGACCTGCTGCTCAAGCGAAATTGCTTTTTCTTCCATAAGAGCCATCATGGTGGCCAGCTTAAAGGTCGAACCAGGGTCTGTACGCCCGGCAAGCGCATGATTAAAATTTTCGACGTAATGATTCGGTCCGTCGCCACGGCCCTGGCGGGTTAAATTAGCCATAGCTCTGATTTCGCCAGTGGCCACT harbors:
- a CDS encoding penicillin-binding protein, which codes for MNIKQDIIQRANHVFYIVIALAMCVVVRLVYVQYFQRFNKKLWRERVATTIIQRDTIRAQRGNIYATDGSLLATSLPTYVVGLDPTMAKQDYFDKKKDSLGLLLSRIFGDRSARDYTDLVSDARARKRRYVLLNRRRVTFQERQYMRAWPFFRSTAKVAARGGVLRPYYERYHPFGHMAERTIGNLDAKTGRGLMGLEASFQPALAGKNAVGLVEVLSGGVRKPVSDGPDMKPESGMDLYTTIDVNYQDMAESALRSALEKYNAAKGCVIVMEVATGEIRAMANLTRQGRGDGPNHYVENFNHALAGRTDPGSTFKLATMMALMEEKAISLEQQVATGGGSMTYNGLGIHDASRAGHGTLTARQVFEKSSNVGTHLLMKSYFYRRPELYCRYLRQFHLDKPTGIHMKGEAIPVVRNPDMKGWSKVSLTSMSYGYEMQITPLQMLAFYNAVANNGRWVRPMIVKRIKLDDQLIEENTPFVLPEPICSIQTVRKAQELLRGVVIRGTAKHINSPNYAIAGKTGTAQKIINGRYQVGKYYTSFIGYFPADKPKYSMISVVDTPQGDNIDLLYAGSVAAPVFKEVADRIVAYDYQMHAPIRAKNSQPRSETGLMAGYADDLHTISSTVNLKNVPATEGWVEASPGGRWKSRPTRSGRVPDVRGLTLRDAVFLLENRGFSVSVEGHGKVKEQSIQPGTNTGEISTKVITLKMG